In the genome of Mauremys mutica isolate MM-2020 ecotype Southern chromosome 8, ASM2049712v1, whole genome shotgun sequence, one region contains:
- the DMRTA2 gene encoding doublesex- and mab-3-related transcription factor A2: MELRSEMPSVPSAPPPVPPSSVAAAAAAAAAASLPVSVAGSLLRGPPLLLRAAEKYPRTPKCARCRNHGVVSALKGHKRYCRWKDCMCAKCTLIAERQRVMAAQVALRRQQAQEENEARELQLLYGTAEGLALAAANGIIPPRPAYEVFGSVCSGASGEGGAGGSDSKLQKFDLFPKTLLPSRAVTAQQAGGKPLSPDGESVPGTSSPEARHGSGSENGDGESFLSSPVSKGPKEGEESPGSISPLGSDSGSEAEKDEQDPSPSAGGRQRTPIDILTRVFPAHRRSVLELVLQGCGGDVVQAIEQILNNRGPDKGPEESWARDGALQPSPAAAAAAAHHRPLIAGTMSPAIGTLGSRSAFSPLQPNAGHFGAEAGAYPLGTHLGLNPLRLAYSAHSRGLAFMAPYSTAGLMPTLGFRPPMDYAFSDLMRDRSAVHKEQVYSSGLYGPVLNNTPEKQ; encoded by the exons ATGGAGCTGAGATCGGAAATGCCCAGCGTCCCCTCGGCGCCCCCTCCGGTGCCCCCCAGCTCGGTGGCGGCCGCCGCCGCGGCCGCCGCGGCCGCGAGCTTGCCAGTGAGCGTGGCCGGCAGCCTCCTGCGCggccccccgctgctgctgcGGGCGGCCGAGAAGTACCCGCGCACGCCCAAGTGCGCCCGCTGCCGGAACCACGGGGTGGTGTCGGCGCTGAAGGGCCACAAGCGCTACTGCCGCTGGAAGGACTGCATGTGCGCCAAGTGCACCCTGATCGCCGAGCGCCAGCGCGTCATGGCCGCGCAGGTGGCGCTGCGCCGCCAGCAGGCGCAGGAGGAGAACGAGGCCCGCGAGCTCCAGCTGCTCTACGGCACCGCCGAGGGGCTGGCCCTGGCCGCGGCCAACGGCATCATCCCGCCCCGGCCGGCCTACGAGGTCTTCGGCTCCGTCTGCAGCGGGGCCAGCGGCGAGGGAGGCGCTGGGGGCTCGG ACTCCAAGCTGCAGAAGTTCGACCTGTTCCCCAAGACGCTGCTGCCCAGCCGGGCGGTGACCGCGCAGCAGGCGGGCGGGAAGCCCCTGTCTCCGGACGGGGAGTCGGTGCCGGGCACCTCCTCCCCCGAAGCTCGCCACGGCTCGGGCTCGGAGAACGGGGACGGCGAGTCCTTCCTGAGCTCGCCCGTCTCCAAGGGGccgaaggagggggaggagagcccGGGCTCCATCAGCCCGCTGGGCTCGGACTCGGGCTCGGAGGCGGAGAAGGACGAGCAGGACCCGTCGCCCTCGGCCGGCGGCCGCCAGCGGACTCCCATCGACATCCTGACGCGGGTCTTCCCGGCGCACCGGCGCAGCGTGCTGGAGCTGGTGCtgcagggctgcggcggggacGTGGTGCAGGCCATCGAGCAGATCCTCAACAACCGCGGCCCGGACAAGGGGCCCGAGGAGAGCTGGGCCCGGGACGgcgccctgcagcccagcccggccgccgccgccgccgccgcccaccACCGGCCCCTGATCGCCGGCACCATGAGCCCGGCCATCGGCACGCTGGGCAGCCGCTCCGCCTTCTCGCCGCTGCAGCCCAACGCCGGCCACTTCGGCGCCGAGGCCGGGGCCTACCCGCTGGGCACCCACCTGGGCCTCAACCCGCTGCGCCTGGCCTACTCGGCGCACAGCCGCGGACTGGCCTTCATGGCCCCCTACTCCACCGCCGGCCTCATGCCCACGCTGGGCTTCCGGCCGCCCATGGACTACGCCTTCAGCGACCTCATGCGGGACCGCTCCGCCGTGCACAAGGAGCAGGTCTACTCCAGCGGCCTCTACGGGCCCGTGCTCAACAACACCCCCGAGAAGCAATAG